The following are encoded in a window of Bos indicus isolate NIAB-ARS_2022 breed Sahiwal x Tharparkar chromosome 7, NIAB-ARS_B.indTharparkar_mat_pri_1.0, whole genome shotgun sequence genomic DNA:
- the DDX39A gene encoding ATP-dependent RNA helicase DDX39A isoform X2: protein MRLGVAWNGVSRGQRGRLQLERNWGFTWCTCGCGLKGPSRGEAAWWRVVEMWEQQVEAGKCYTGRVVGPAVGVSGGGELKRNQRMMSSLGFSGWAARPDPRTSPTLDLCLQLTASVQPAPSSPSGNFPACVSHHYCFSEPCSPSSVRSSMAEQDVENELLDYEEDEEPQAPPESAPPPPKKDVKGSYVSIHSSGFRDFLLKPELLRAIVDCGFEHPSEVQHECIPQAILGMDILCQAKSGMGKTAVFVLATLQQIEPVNGQVTVLVMCHTRELAFQISKEYERFSKYMPSVKVSVFFGGLSIKKDEEVLKRNCPHVVVGTPGRILALVRNRSLNLRNVKHFVLDECDKMLEQLDMRRDVQEIFRLTPHEKQCMMFSATLSKEIRPVCRKFMQDPMEVFVDDETKLTLHGLQQYYVKLKDSEKNRKLFDLLDVLEFNQVVIFVKSVQRCMALAQLLVEQNFPAIAIHRGMAQEERLSRYQQFKDFQRRILVATNLFGRGMDIERVNIVFNYDMPEDSDTYLHRVARAGRFGTKGLAVTFVSDENDAKILNDVQDRFEVNVAELPEEIDISTYIEQSR, encoded by the exons ATGAGGCTGGGGGTGGCATGGAATGGGGTGAGCAGGGGCCAGAGAGGGAGGTTGCAATTGGAAAGGAATTGGGGTTTCACTTGGTGCACCTGTGGTTGTGGCCTGAAGGGTCCCAGTAGAGGTGAGGCAGCTTGGTGGAGGGTGGTGGAGATGTGGGAACAACAGGTGGAAGCTGGGAAGTGCTACACAGGTAGAGTAGTGGGACCTGCTGTTGGAGTCAGTGGTGGAGGTGAGTTAAAGAGAAATCAGAGAATGATGTCCAGTCTTGGCTTCAGTGGCTGGGCGGCCAGACCTGACCCCAGGACCTCACCCACCTTGGACTTGTGTCTGCAGCTCACAGCTTCTGTGCAGCCGGCTCCCTCTTCCCCCTCTGGGAATTTTCCCGCCTGCGTCAGTCACCATTATTGCTTCTCTGAGCCCTGTTCCCCCTCCTCTGTTCGCAGCAGCATGGCGGAACAGGATGTGGAAAACGAGCTTCTGGATTATGAGGAAGATGAAGAGCCCCAGGCACCTCCAGAGAGCGCTCCACCTCCCCCCAAGAAAGACGTTAAGGGTTCCTATGTTTCCATCCACAGCTCTGGCTTCCGGGACTTTCTGTTGAAGCCGGAGCTCCTGAGGGCCATAGTGGACTGTGGCTTTGAGCATCCATCAGAGG TCCAGCACGAGTGTATTCCACAAGCCATCCTGGGCATGGACATCTTGTGCCAGGCCAAGTCAGGGATGGGCAAGACAGCAGTTTTTGTGTTGGCCACTCTGCAGCAGATCGAGCCCGTCAACGGACAG GTGACAGTCCTAGTGATGTGCCACACTCGAGAGCTGGCCTTCCAGATCAGCAAGGAGTATGAGCGCTTCTCCAAATACATGCCCAGCGTCAAG GTGTCTGTGTTCTTTGGGGGCCTGTCCATCAAGAAAGATGAGGAGGTGTTGAAGAGAAACTGTCCCCACGTGGTGGTGGGGACACCGGGCCGGATCCTGGCACTTGTGCGCAATAGGAGCCTCAACCTGAGGAATGTGAAGCACTTCGTGTTGGATGAGTGCGACAAGATGCTGGAGCAGCTGG ATATGCGGCGGGACGTGCAGGAAATCTTCCGCCTGACCCCCCACGAGAAGCAGTGCATGATGTTCAGCGCCACCTTGAGCAAGGAGATCCGACCTGTGTGCAGGAAGTTCATGCAAGAT CCCATGGAGGTGTTTGTGGACGACGAGACCAAGCTCACGCTGCACGGGCTACAGCAGTACTATGTGAAACTCAAGGACAGTGAGAAGAACCGCAAGCTCTTCGACCTCCTGGATGTGTTGGAGTTTAACCAG GTTGTGATCTTTGTGAAGTCAGTGCAGCGCTGCATGGCCTTGGCCCAGCTCCTGGTAGAACAGAACTTCCCAGCTATTGCCATCCACAGGGGCATGGCCCAGGAAGAGCG CCTGTCGCGCTATCAGCAGTTCAAGGACTTCCAGCGGCGGATCCTTGTCGCCACCAATCTGTTCGGCCGAGGCATGGACATTGAGCGCGTCAACATCGTCTTCAATTATGACATGCCTGAGGACTCGGACACTTACCTCCACCGT GTGGCCCGTGCGGGTCGCTTCGGTACCAAAGGCCTGGCCGTTACTTTCGTGTCTGACGAGAACGATGCCAAAATCCTCAATGATGTCCAGGACCGGTTTGAAGTGAATGTGGCAGAGCTTCCAGAAGAAATTGACATCTCCACATACA TTGAGCAGAGCCGGTAA
- the DDX39A gene encoding ATP-dependent RNA helicase DDX39A isoform X1, with protein MRLGVAWNGVSRGQRGRLQLERNWGFTWCTCGCGLKGPSRGEAAWWRVVEMWEQQVEAGKCYTGRVVGPAVGVSGGGELKRNQRMMSSLGFSGWAARPDPRTSPTLDLCLQLTASVQPAPSSPSGNFPACVSHHYCFSEPCSPSSVRSSMAEQDVENELLDYEEDEEPQAPPESAPPPPKKDVKGSYVSIHSSGFRDFLLKPELLRAIVDCGFEHPSEVQHECIPQAILGMDILCQAKSGMGKTAVFVLATLQQIEPVNGQVTVLVMCHTRELAFQISKEYERFSKYMPSVKVSVFFGGLSIKKDEEVLKRNCPHVVVGTPGRILALVRNRSLNLRNVKHFVLDECDKMLEQLDMRRDVQEIFRLTPHEKQCMMFSATLSKEIRPVCRKFMQDPMEVFVDDETKLTLHGLQQYYVKLKDSEKNRKLFDLLDVLEFNQVVIFVKSVQRCMALAQLLVEQNFPAIAIHRGMAQEERLSRYQQFKDFQRRILVATNLFGRGMDIERVNIVFNYDMPEDSDTYLHRVSGPWGCPFPSCPFLRVGVGWGPLSVLSLTLAPVSLQVARAGRFGTKGLAVTFVSDENDAKILNDVQDRFEVNVAELPEEIDISTYIEQSR; from the exons ATGAGGCTGGGGGTGGCATGGAATGGGGTGAGCAGGGGCCAGAGAGGGAGGTTGCAATTGGAAAGGAATTGGGGTTTCACTTGGTGCACCTGTGGTTGTGGCCTGAAGGGTCCCAGTAGAGGTGAGGCAGCTTGGTGGAGGGTGGTGGAGATGTGGGAACAACAGGTGGAAGCTGGGAAGTGCTACACAGGTAGAGTAGTGGGACCTGCTGTTGGAGTCAGTGGTGGAGGTGAGTTAAAGAGAAATCAGAGAATGATGTCCAGTCTTGGCTTCAGTGGCTGGGCGGCCAGACCTGACCCCAGGACCTCACCCACCTTGGACTTGTGTCTGCAGCTCACAGCTTCTGTGCAGCCGGCTCCCTCTTCCCCCTCTGGGAATTTTCCCGCCTGCGTCAGTCACCATTATTGCTTCTCTGAGCCCTGTTCCCCCTCCTCTGTTCGCAGCAGCATGGCGGAACAGGATGTGGAAAACGAGCTTCTGGATTATGAGGAAGATGAAGAGCCCCAGGCACCTCCAGAGAGCGCTCCACCTCCCCCCAAGAAAGACGTTAAGGGTTCCTATGTTTCCATCCACAGCTCTGGCTTCCGGGACTTTCTGTTGAAGCCGGAGCTCCTGAGGGCCATAGTGGACTGTGGCTTTGAGCATCCATCAGAGG TCCAGCACGAGTGTATTCCACAAGCCATCCTGGGCATGGACATCTTGTGCCAGGCCAAGTCAGGGATGGGCAAGACAGCAGTTTTTGTGTTGGCCACTCTGCAGCAGATCGAGCCCGTCAACGGACAG GTGACAGTCCTAGTGATGTGCCACACTCGAGAGCTGGCCTTCCAGATCAGCAAGGAGTATGAGCGCTTCTCCAAATACATGCCCAGCGTCAAG GTGTCTGTGTTCTTTGGGGGCCTGTCCATCAAGAAAGATGAGGAGGTGTTGAAGAGAAACTGTCCCCACGTGGTGGTGGGGACACCGGGCCGGATCCTGGCACTTGTGCGCAATAGGAGCCTCAACCTGAGGAATGTGAAGCACTTCGTGTTGGATGAGTGCGACAAGATGCTGGAGCAGCTGG ATATGCGGCGGGACGTGCAGGAAATCTTCCGCCTGACCCCCCACGAGAAGCAGTGCATGATGTTCAGCGCCACCTTGAGCAAGGAGATCCGACCTGTGTGCAGGAAGTTCATGCAAGAT CCCATGGAGGTGTTTGTGGACGACGAGACCAAGCTCACGCTGCACGGGCTACAGCAGTACTATGTGAAACTCAAGGACAGTGAGAAGAACCGCAAGCTCTTCGACCTCCTGGATGTGTTGGAGTTTAACCAG GTTGTGATCTTTGTGAAGTCAGTGCAGCGCTGCATGGCCTTGGCCCAGCTCCTGGTAGAACAGAACTTCCCAGCTATTGCCATCCACAGGGGCATGGCCCAGGAAGAGCG CCTGTCGCGCTATCAGCAGTTCAAGGACTTCCAGCGGCGGATCCTTGTCGCCACCAATCTGTTCGGCCGAGGCATGGACATTGAGCGCGTCAACATCGTCTTCAATTATGACATGCCTGAGGACTCGGACACTTACCTCCACCGTGTGAGTGGCCCATGGGGgtgtcccttcccctcctgcccctttCTCAGGGTTGGTGTTGGATGGGGACCTCTGTCTGTTCTCAGCCTGACCCTTGCTCCTGTCTCCCTGCAGGTGGCCCGTGCGGGTCGCTTCGGTACCAAAGGCCTGGCCGTTACTTTCGTGTCTGACGAGAACGATGCCAAAATCCTCAATGATGTCCAGGACCGGTTTGAAGTGAATGTGGCAGAGCTTCCAGAAGAAATTGACATCTCCACATACA TTGAGCAGAGCCGGTAA